The following are encoded together in the Mumia sp. Pv4-285 genome:
- a CDS encoding saccharopine dehydrogenase family protein yields MTHSSPSSAPVVVYGAYGHTGRFVVDELIRRGQTPILAGRDERRLKEMLDGRPDLEIRPARVDDPDALRDAVSGAGAVINVAGPFLDTALPVSEAAVAAGAHYLDVTAEQPAVEAVYAARSRDAAEAGVAVVPAMAFYGGFADLLTTALLAGTTEEAAVTVAIGLDRWWPTAGTRITGDRNTAPRRTIADGRLAPLGETAESSWHFPTSLGEQPVVTLPFSEPILLARHLPIDRLDSFLSTSALTELRDPGTPPPPAADDSGRSAQQFVVDVVARVSGETHRITASGRDIYAVSAPLVVEAAVRLLDGRSTGAGAAAPGELFDAADFLGALSPDPLTLQQFEVAGELPV; encoded by the coding sequence ATGACGCACTCCTCCCCCTCCTCCGCCCCCGTCGTCGTCTACGGTGCCTACGGCCACACCGGCCGCTTCGTCGTCGACGAGCTGATCCGCCGCGGCCAGACCCCCATCCTCGCCGGTCGCGACGAGCGCCGTCTCAAGGAGATGCTCGACGGTCGTCCCGACCTCGAGATCCGCCCGGCACGGGTCGACGATCCCGATGCGCTGCGCGATGCCGTGTCGGGCGCGGGCGCCGTCATCAACGTCGCCGGCCCGTTCCTCGACACGGCGCTGCCCGTCTCGGAGGCGGCCGTCGCAGCCGGGGCGCACTACCTCGACGTCACGGCCGAGCAGCCCGCGGTCGAGGCTGTGTACGCCGCGCGGTCCCGCGACGCCGCGGAAGCAGGGGTCGCGGTCGTGCCCGCGATGGCGTTCTACGGCGGATTCGCCGACCTCCTCACGACCGCCCTCCTCGCGGGGACCACCGAGGAGGCTGCGGTGACGGTCGCGATCGGGCTCGACCGGTGGTGGCCGACAGCAGGCACCCGCATCACGGGCGACCGCAACACCGCACCGCGTCGGACCATCGCCGACGGTCGCCTGGCGCCGCTCGGCGAGACCGCCGAGTCCTCGTGGCACTTCCCCACCTCACTCGGCGAGCAGCCCGTCGTCACCCTGCCCTTCTCCGAGCCGATCCTCCTCGCCCGACACCTTCCGATCGACAGGCTCGACTCCTTCCTCAGCACGTCAGCCCTCACCGAGCTCCGCGATCCGGGTACGCCGCCTCCGCCGGCGGCGGACGACAGCGGCCGGTCCGCTCAGCAGTTCGTCGTCGACGTCGTGGCGCGGGTCAGCGGCGAGACGCACCGGATCACCGCGAGCGGCCGCGACATCTATGCCGTGAGCGCCCCGCTCGTCGTCGAGGCCGCCGTCCGGCTGCTCGACGGACGATCCACCGGCGCGGGGGCCGCTGCTCCGGGCGAGCTGTTCGACGCCGCGGACTTCCTCGGCGCGCTCTCGCCTGATCCGCTGACGCTGCAGCAGTTCGAAGTGGCTGGGGAGCTTCCTGTCTAG
- a CDS encoding phytoene desaturase family protein, protein MSETHDVVIVGGGHNGLVAATLLARAGLRTMLIERLDHTGGAAVSERPFPGVDARLSRYSYLVSLMPQELIHELGLNVELRSRETASYTPYDGGGLLVETHEGPTTVASFRDATGTDSEYEAWRAFYSDAEQLALTVAPTLLQPLPTLRAVREEVGEVVWEDLVARPLGHAVERRFASDLVRGVVATDGLIGTYASLSDESLLQNRCFLYHLIGNGTGEWRVPVGGMGAVTDELRRVAEEAGADIRTGVTVTSVDAGLEGVAIHTAGSHADGLTVAARWMLSGVAPYVLAGLLGDPLPTKPRGSQLKLNLLVDRLPRLRSGIDPATAFAGTFHLGETYSELERAYAVPSPDVACGELYCHTLTDRSILGPELAASEAQTLTYFGIHWPYEASGPEAKDRGWRAFEAAIDAYLEEPIASVVARDENGDPCVEVKTPADIEDDLAMPGGHIFHGDLRWPWVEELRSTPAERWGVQTGHARVLVCGSGARRGGAVSGIGGHNAAMAILEHEGRHL, encoded by the coding sequence ATGAGCGAGACCCACGACGTCGTGATCGTCGGCGGGGGCCACAACGGCCTCGTCGCGGCAACCCTCCTGGCCCGCGCCGGCCTGCGGACCATGCTGATCGAACGCCTCGACCACACCGGCGGTGCCGCGGTCAGCGAGCGGCCGTTCCCGGGCGTGGACGCGCGCCTCTCGCGCTACTCGTACCTGGTGTCGCTGATGCCCCAGGAGCTCATCCACGAGCTGGGACTGAACGTGGAGCTCCGCTCGCGCGAGACAGCCTCCTACACGCCGTACGACGGCGGCGGTCTGCTGGTCGAGACGCACGAAGGCCCGACGACCGTCGCCTCCTTCCGTGACGCGACCGGGACGGACAGCGAGTACGAGGCGTGGCGGGCGTTCTACAGCGACGCCGAGCAGCTCGCACTGACCGTCGCGCCCACCCTGCTGCAGCCCTTGCCGACATTGCGCGCGGTCCGCGAGGAGGTGGGCGAGGTCGTCTGGGAAGACTTGGTCGCGCGTCCGCTCGGGCACGCGGTCGAACGCCGGTTCGCCAGCGACCTGGTCCGCGGCGTGGTGGCGACCGACGGGCTGATCGGGACGTACGCGTCCCTCTCGGACGAGTCTCTGCTGCAGAACCGGTGCTTCCTCTACCACCTGATCGGCAACGGGACCGGCGAGTGGCGTGTCCCTGTCGGCGGGATGGGCGCCGTCACCGACGAGCTGCGACGCGTCGCCGAGGAGGCTGGCGCCGACATCCGTACGGGCGTCACGGTGACCTCGGTCGACGCCGGGCTCGAGGGTGTCGCCATTCACACTGCGGGATCGCACGCCGACGGGCTCACGGTTGCGGCTCGCTGGATGCTCTCCGGCGTCGCGCCGTACGTGCTGGCCGGCCTTCTCGGCGACCCGCTCCCCACGAAGCCGCGGGGCTCCCAGCTCAAGCTCAACCTGCTCGTCGACCGGCTGCCGCGCCTGCGGTCCGGCATCGACCCAGCCACGGCGTTCGCGGGCACGTTCCACCTCGGCGAGACGTACTCCGAGCTGGAGCGGGCGTACGCGGTGCCGTCTCCCGACGTCGCGTGCGGAGAGCTCTACTGCCACACGCTCACCGACCGCTCGATCCTCGGACCGGAGCTGGCCGCGAGCGAGGCTCAGACGCTCACCTACTTCGGGATCCACTGGCCGTACGAGGCCAGCGGACCGGAGGCGAAGGACCGCGGCTGGCGGGCGTTCGAGGCGGCGATCGACGCGTACCTCGAGGAGCCGATCGCGTCGGTGGTCGCGCGGGACGAGAACGGTGACCCGTGCGTCGAGGTGAAGACGCCGGCCGACATCGAGGACGACCTCGCGATGCCCGGCGGCCACATCTTCCACGGCGACCTGCGGTGGCCGTGGGTGGAGGAGCTCAGGTCCACGCCCGCCGAACGCTGGGGCGTGCAGACCGGTCACGCACGGGTGCTCGTGTGCGGGTCCGGTGCCCGGCGTGGCGGAGCCGTCAGCGGCATCGGCGGCCACAACGCCGCGATGGCGATCCTCGAGCACGAGGGTCGGCACCTCTAG
- a CDS encoding Ig-like domain-containing protein: MRAGWAATVVALAIGAVQVPATQAAAQSWEADCTNPTVVIATDSAATLDLQPSDVVRVSARYTGGVNSFPYGAAICVTASGSFSPTWINNASGAVLVRGTAAFPSIATGAAFVLVNEGTTGFPQGMTTNGVASLRNEAGGTLTVASFLNLSSGAVMENAGDASLPSNVNLNGSSRIENSGTMTLAGDVTSSGDIDNTGWLEVSGRLTSNGQSTISNACTLTIGGDLANNGALSNSGHVSLGANFQNNGTVRSTTTAVMTGRDFSNDRAVTGFGQYRFTGSTRTQGTFVGDSPVNPIVFEDTSPGAGIFDTTSGTVTNVVRGAVDVPPPTATLPGCVPVGEQPTADLSVTKSGPASVDEGGRLSYEITVRNLGPAVAQAVQVRDDLPPALASPEASDAGTISGDVATWSLGDLDPGAARVLTVGGTAPSEGTLVDVARGSSTTIDPDDTNNDGSLPSARVTTVVQPSPDNTAPSVNDQTIVTVTDRPVTANVNGEDADAGQVLEFDDLSAPNHGSVLVQADGAYLYVPERGFAGRDRFTVEGCDNGVPSLCDSATVTIEVYPLVTGLTVVTLRNEPVAIPVGLTDRGATSDPVVIEEAASGTVTGGAGGVFLYTPDRDFVGTDEFRYRTCSVTDPDLCGEATVTVHVVRPPNNPPVLTDLAVATDAESAVEGRVPVFDVDDGQTVTVELLSPPARGTASVEADGSFRYEPAAGFSGLETFTVRGCDVTAAGDQSLCDDATVTVTVRPVAADDAVAVVQDQTISVDVRSNDLGSPSEPSIVTDPDHGAAVANADGTVSYTPDTGYVGPDVLEYEVCSPSVPDLCSRAAVTITVEEAPTPNHPPSLADSARVTHVDQTVYGRLLATDPETAETVTMPRSGRQALRVGGEGLTYRLVGPPPDGGALVVNEDGTWSYTPDGSFVGRTSFTAEVADEGGLTDQGTVALTVRPRATDDLTRVSASQAVSIDIATNDLGEVGAPVLLGQPSAGTARLDGSVLTYVAGPRRTGIDSVRYRVCGRAATDVCDDATVNVVVRPLTVDDRATTGAGADVRVPVSANDVGRAGPPRTLVAPSHGRVTTAGYAMRYAPTLPFTGYDTYLYERCLRSVYVLCSPAAVTIAVHPLAGDAHAMTAEGTAVRVSTAPGSVGRAARPEIVTPASSGIARFAQDGTLSYAPLPGFVGTDVLTYRRCSTSAPELCGYAVVTIEVVPRQAERDLPDAGGASGVLPLLGAFLLAIGAALVVAGRRRLVRVSRPAG; encoded by the coding sequence GTGCGTGCTGGGTGGGCAGCAACCGTCGTCGCGCTGGCGATCGGCGCCGTCCAGGTCCCCGCCACGCAGGCCGCAGCCCAGTCGTGGGAAGCAGACTGTACGAACCCGACCGTGGTGATCGCGACCGACTCGGCCGCGACGCTCGACCTTCAGCCCTCCGACGTGGTCCGCGTGAGCGCGCGGTACACCGGCGGGGTGAATTCCTTCCCGTACGGTGCCGCGATCTGCGTGACCGCTTCCGGGAGCTTCTCCCCGACCTGGATCAACAACGCGTCGGGAGCGGTGCTCGTGCGCGGTACGGCGGCCTTTCCCTCGATCGCGACCGGCGCAGCATTCGTCCTGGTGAACGAAGGAACGACCGGGTTCCCGCAGGGGATGACCACGAACGGCGTGGCGTCGCTGCGCAACGAGGCGGGCGGGACCCTCACTGTGGCGTCCTTCTTGAACCTTTCGTCGGGGGCGGTCATGGAGAACGCGGGTGATGCCTCGCTCCCCTCGAACGTCAACCTCAACGGCAGCTCGCGCATCGAGAACTCGGGCACGATGACGCTCGCGGGTGACGTGACGAGCTCGGGAGACATCGACAACACGGGGTGGCTGGAGGTCTCCGGCCGGTTGACGTCGAACGGCCAGTCGACGATCTCCAACGCCTGCACGCTGACGATCGGTGGCGACCTCGCCAACAACGGCGCCCTCTCCAACTCCGGTCACGTGTCGCTCGGCGCGAACTTCCAGAACAACGGCACCGTCCGGTCGACCACGACGGCGGTCATGACCGGCCGCGACTTCAGCAACGACCGAGCGGTCACCGGGTTCGGGCAGTACCGGTTCACCGGCAGCACGCGCACGCAGGGCACGTTCGTGGGCGACTCGCCGGTCAACCCGATCGTCTTCGAGGACACGTCACCCGGTGCCGGCATCTTCGACACGACCAGCGGGACGGTCACCAACGTCGTCCGAGGTGCCGTCGACGTGCCGCCGCCGACCGCCACCCTCCCGGGCTGTGTTCCCGTCGGGGAACAGCCCACCGCCGACCTCTCGGTCACCAAGTCCGGACCCGCCAGCGTGGACGAGGGCGGACGCCTCTCGTACGAGATCACCGTGCGCAACCTCGGTCCCGCCGTCGCGCAGGCGGTGCAGGTGCGTGACGACCTGCCCCCGGCGCTGGCGTCGCCGGAAGCATCCGACGCCGGGACGATCAGTGGCGACGTAGCGACCTGGTCTCTGGGTGACCTGGATCCGGGGGCGGCGCGGGTCCTCACCGTCGGAGGGACCGCACCCAGCGAGGGAACGCTCGTCGACGTGGCACGCGGCTCGAGCACGACGATCGACCCGGACGACACGAACAACGACGGATCACTGCCCTCCGCGCGCGTCACGACCGTGGTGCAGCCCAGCCCGGACAACACCGCGCCTTCGGTGAACGACCAGACGATCGTGACGGTCACGGACCGGCCGGTCACGGCGAACGTCAACGGCGAGGACGCGGACGCCGGGCAGGTACTGGAGTTCGACGACCTGTCCGCGCCGAACCACGGTTCGGTGCTGGTCCAGGCGGACGGCGCGTACCTGTACGTCCCGGAGCGGGGCTTCGCAGGGCGCGACCGGTTCACCGTCGAAGGGTGTGACAACGGGGTTCCGAGCCTGTGCGACAGCGCGACCGTGACGATCGAGGTCTATCCGCTGGTCACGGGGCTGACGGTGGTGACGCTGCGCAACGAGCCGGTCGCGATCCCGGTAGGTCTCACCGACCGCGGCGCCACGAGTGATCCCGTGGTCATCGAGGAGGCCGCATCCGGCACCGTCACAGGTGGTGCCGGCGGTGTCTTCCTCTACACGCCTGACCGGGACTTCGTCGGCACGGACGAGTTCCGCTATCGGACGTGCAGCGTCACCGACCCGGACCTGTGCGGCGAGGCGACCGTCACCGTGCACGTGGTGCGTCCTCCGAACAACCCGCCGGTGCTCACCGACCTGGCTGTCGCCACCGACGCCGAGTCCGCCGTCGAAGGGCGTGTCCCTGTCTTCGACGTGGACGACGGCCAGACCGTCACCGTGGAGCTCCTCTCGCCACCCGCCCGCGGTACGGCGAGCGTCGAGGCTGACGGTTCCTTCCGGTACGAGCCGGCGGCCGGCTTCAGTGGACTCGAGACCTTCACGGTCCGCGGGTGCGACGTCACGGCGGCGGGCGACCAGTCGCTGTGCGACGACGCGACGGTCACGGTCACGGTCCGTCCTGTGGCCGCCGACGATGCCGTCGCCGTCGTCCAGGATCAGACGATCAGTGTCGACGTGCGCTCCAACGACCTCGGCTCACCCTCCGAGCCGAGCATCGTGACGGACCCCGACCACGGCGCCGCGGTGGCGAACGCCGACGGAACGGTCTCGTACACGCCGGACACCGGGTACGTCGGACCCGACGTCCTCGAGTACGAGGTCTGCAGCCCGTCGGTTCCGGACCTCTGCTCGAGGGCCGCCGTCACCATCACGGTCGAGGAGGCTCCCACCCCCAACCACCCGCCGTCGCTCGCCGACAGTGCCCGGGTGACCCATGTCGACCAGACGGTCTACGGACGGCTTCTGGCGACGGATCCGGAGACGGCCGAGACCGTCACCATGCCACGCTCCGGCCGACAGGCGCTGCGGGTCGGTGGCGAGGGCCTGACGTACCGCCTCGTCGGTCCTCCGCCCGACGGCGGCGCCCTCGTCGTGAACGAGGACGGGACCTGGTCGTACACGCCCGACGGCTCGTTCGTCGGGCGGACCAGCTTCACGGCCGAGGTAGCGGACGAGGGCGGGCTCACCGACCAGGGCACCGTCGCGCTGACCGTACGACCTCGCGCGACGGACGACCTCACCCGCGTCAGCGCCAGTCAGGCGGTCTCGATCGACATCGCGACGAACGACCTCGGGGAGGTCGGTGCTCCCGTCCTGCTCGGGCAGCCGAGCGCGGGCACAGCCCGGCTCGACGGCTCGGTGCTCACCTACGTCGCCGGGCCGAGACGGACCGGCATCGACTCGGTGCGCTACCGCGTGTGCGGGCGCGCCGCGACCGACGTCTGCGACGACGCGACCGTCAACGTCGTCGTACGCCCGCTGACGGTCGACGACCGCGCCACCACCGGAGCCGGCGCCGACGTGCGCGTTCCTGTGTCCGCCAACGACGTCGGCCGAGCCGGGCCGCCTCGGACGCTCGTGGCCCCCAGCCACGGGCGGGTGACGACTGCCGGATACGCCATGCGTTACGCGCCCACCCTGCCGTTCACCGGCTACGACACCTACCTCTACGAGCGCTGCCTCCGATCGGTGTACGTCCTGTGCTCCCCCGCCGCGGTCACGATCGCTGTCCACCCTCTTGCCGGAGACGCTCACGCGATGACGGCCGAGGGCACCGCCGTACGCGTCTCGACTGCACCGGGCAGCGTCGGGCGCGCCGCGCGGCCCGAGATCGTCACCCCCGCGTCGAGCGGCATCGCACGCTTCGCGCAGGACGGGACCCTCTCGTACGCACCGCTGCCCGGTTTCGTCGGCACTGACGTCCTCACGTACCGCCGGTGCAGCACCTCGGCGCCCGAGCTGTGCGGGTACGCCGTCGTGACGATCGAGGTGGTGCCCCGCCAGGCGGAACGCGATCTTCCGGATGCCGGCGGTGCGTCCGGCGTCCTGCCGTTGCTCGGGGCGTTCCTGCTCGCGATCGGTGCGGCCCTCGTCGTGGCAGGCAGGCGGCGGCTGGTCCGCGTGTCACGTCCCGCTGGTTGA
- a CDS encoding MFS transporter, giving the protein MTRPLLLLMALATGLSVSANYLAQPLLDMLATDLGVSDASVATIVTAAQVGYAVGLLLVVPLGDLVERRRLAVSLLGATAALLVASSLAPSGRVLLVTTTMTALTSVAAQVVVPFAVTLADPAHRGRVVGVVMSGLLLGSIVSRPISGAVAQLAGWRSVYVVCGVLVAGVAVALWHRLPTLHTPAGIAYPALIRSTLGLFATQPVLRRRALVGALSLASFNTFWTASTFLLASAYGWSEAAIGAFGLMGIAGVVATPVAGRLVDAGRARAVGLVSTLALPVAWGAIALGGSGGAAGLAWLTLGVLVLVVAQQMLLNVNQNAIYALDPALRNRLNAAFMTAFFVGGAAGSAATTLAWVHGGWGAVSVLGAALAASTGLALPLRGAVRRRVWTPRRRRAGRLAPGSGRTDPWCSPRTPS; this is encoded by the coding sequence ATGACCCGTCCGCTGCTCCTCCTGATGGCCCTCGCCACTGGCCTCTCGGTGTCGGCGAACTACCTCGCGCAGCCGCTCCTCGACATGCTCGCGACCGATCTGGGCGTCTCGGACGCGAGCGTCGCGACGATCGTCACGGCAGCGCAGGTGGGGTACGCAGTCGGTCTGCTGCTCGTGGTGCCGCTCGGCGACCTGGTGGAGCGTCGACGCCTCGCGGTCTCGCTGCTGGGCGCGACGGCCGCCCTGCTCGTCGCGTCGTCGTTGGCACCGAGCGGTCGAGTCCTGCTGGTCACGACGACCATGACGGCACTCACCTCGGTCGCAGCGCAGGTGGTGGTGCCGTTCGCGGTGACGCTCGCCGACCCCGCCCACCGCGGCCGGGTCGTCGGCGTCGTCATGAGCGGCCTCCTGCTCGGCAGCATCGTGTCGCGCCCGATCTCGGGAGCGGTGGCGCAGCTCGCGGGGTGGCGTTCGGTGTACGTGGTGTGCGGTGTGCTCGTGGCGGGCGTCGCGGTGGCGTTGTGGCACCGCCTGCCGACGCTGCACACGCCAGCGGGGATCGCCTACCCGGCGTTGATCCGGTCGACGCTCGGCCTGTTCGCGACGCAACCGGTCCTGCGCCGCCGGGCGCTGGTCGGCGCGCTCTCGCTCGCCTCGTTCAACACCTTCTGGACGGCGTCGACATTCCTGCTCGCGAGCGCGTACGGCTGGTCGGAGGCCGCGATCGGGGCTTTCGGCCTGATGGGGATCGCCGGTGTCGTGGCGACGCCGGTCGCGGGGCGACTCGTCGACGCGGGCCGGGCACGTGCGGTGGGGCTCGTGTCGACGCTCGCGCTGCCCGTCGCGTGGGGGGCGATCGCGCTCGGCGGCAGCGGGGGCGCCGCCGGGCTCGCATGGTTGACGCTCGGTGTGCTCGTGCTCGTCGTGGCTCAGCAGATGCTGCTCAACGTGAACCAGAACGCGATCTATGCGCTCGACCCCGCGTTGCGCAACCGCCTGAACGCCGCGTTCATGACGGCGTTCTTCGTCGGCGGCGCGGCCGGGTCGGCGGCGACCACCCTCGCCTGGGTGCACGGCGGGTGGGGCGCTGTCAGCGTTCTCGGCGCCGCCCTCGCCGCGTCGACCGGCCTCGCCCTGCCCCTTCGGGGAGCCGTCAGGCGCCGGGTGTGGACCCCGCGACGTCGCCGTGCGGGACGTCTTGCGCCGGGATCTGGCCGAACCGACCCTTGGTGTAGTCCTCGTACGCCGTCATGA
- a CDS encoding helix-turn-helix domain-containing protein, with product MVTVGLALHSDAMLYETAIAAEVFGVDRSDLSSDGTWYDLVVATPDGAPTPWLTDATSVDYEALAEVDLVVVPSTNHLDAVPDPRLLDALREAHARGARVASLCTGAFVVAAAGLLDGREAATHWMHVDELERLHPAVRARADVLYVDDGQMLTSAGKTAALDLCLHLARTDFGSAAANGLARRLVVAAQRPGGQAQFIAAPVRPVGTDRVGAAMDWAREHLGQPLTVDDLAREAGLSGRQLARRMSAETGMTPLRWLHRERVHRAQELLERTDASVEQIAGRCGLGSATTLRRHFVSAVGVSPTAYRTTFRG from the coding sequence ATGGTGACTGTGGGGCTGGCGCTGCATTCCGACGCGATGCTGTACGAGACGGCGATCGCGGCCGAGGTCTTCGGCGTCGACCGGTCGGACCTGTCGTCCGACGGGACCTGGTACGACCTCGTCGTCGCGACCCCCGACGGCGCCCCGACGCCCTGGCTCACCGACGCCACGTCGGTCGACTACGAGGCGCTCGCCGAGGTCGATCTCGTCGTCGTTCCGTCGACGAACCACCTCGACGCCGTGCCCGACCCGCGCCTTCTCGATGCGTTGCGCGAGGCTCACGCCCGAGGTGCGCGGGTCGCGTCGTTGTGCACTGGCGCGTTCGTCGTCGCAGCCGCGGGCCTGCTCGACGGGCGCGAGGCGGCGACCCACTGGATGCACGTCGACGAGCTCGAGCGCCTCCACCCGGCCGTACGGGCGCGCGCCGACGTCCTCTACGTCGACGACGGGCAGATGCTCACCTCGGCCGGCAAGACGGCCGCGCTCGACCTCTGCCTGCACCTCGCACGGACCGACTTCGGCAGCGCCGCCGCCAACGGCCTCGCGCGACGGCTGGTCGTCGCGGCGCAGCGTCCGGGCGGGCAGGCGCAGTTCATCGCGGCGCCCGTACGGCCGGTCGGCACCGACCGTGTCGGCGCCGCGATGGACTGGGCGCGAGAACACCTCGGCCAGCCGCTCACGGTCGACGACCTGGCGCGCGAGGCGGGGTTGAGCGGGCGCCAGCTGGCTCGTCGGATGAGCGCCGAGACCGGCATGACGCCGTTGCGGTGGCTGCACCGCGAGCGAGTCCACCGCGCCCAGGAGCTCCTGGAGCGTACGGACGCCTCCGTGGAGCAGATCGCCGGCCGGTGCGGGCTCGGCAGCGCGACGACGCTGCGGCGTCATTTCGTCAGCGCGGTCGGCGTGAGCCCCACCGCGTACCGCACGACGTTCCGCGGCTGA
- a CDS encoding LysR family transcriptional regulator, giving the protein MELQQLRYVVAVAETRSFTRAAQQCHVVQSALSHQVAKLEREIGARLFDRTSRRVTPTAAGEAFLPAAREALDATERARAEAAAVSGVVSGRLRLGAIPTVTAFDLPSLLRDFRAAHARVDVSLRTDGSQELVAQIATGTVDVAFLGLPPGRVPRGVRSRLAGRGEHVAVVAPDHPLAEEHRTDLATLAPYPFVDFTAGTPGRLQVDEAFAAAGIERHVAFEVTTGDLAAGLVAQRLGIALLPGAYAATLTGVRTVEIADAPVREEHVAWSRHRPSPSAAAFLEMLPAE; this is encoded by the coding sequence ATGGAGCTTCAGCAACTTCGGTACGTCGTCGCCGTGGCCGAGACCCGCAGCTTCACGCGGGCCGCGCAGCAGTGCCACGTGGTCCAGTCGGCGCTCAGTCACCAGGTCGCCAAGCTCGAGCGCGAGATCGGTGCGAGGCTCTTCGACCGTACGAGCCGGCGCGTCACCCCGACGGCGGCCGGCGAGGCGTTCCTGCCGGCCGCCCGCGAGGCGCTCGACGCCACCGAACGCGCCCGCGCCGAGGCCGCCGCGGTCTCCGGGGTCGTCAGCGGGCGTCTCCGGCTCGGCGCGATCCCGACCGTGACGGCGTTCGACCTGCCGAGCCTCCTTCGCGACTTCCGCGCGGCCCACGCCCGCGTCGACGTGTCGCTGCGCACGGACGGGAGCCAGGAGCTCGTGGCGCAGATCGCGACCGGCACGGTGGACGTCGCCTTCCTCGGGCTGCCGCCGGGGCGCGTGCCGCGAGGCGTACGCAGCCGGCTCGCCGGGCGCGGTGAGCACGTGGCCGTCGTCGCGCCAGACCATCCTCTGGCGGAGGAGCACCGAACCGACCTCGCGACCCTCGCGCCGTACCCGTTCGTCGACTTCACCGCGGGGACGCCGGGTCGCCTCCAGGTCGACGAGGCGTTCGCCGCGGCGGGCATCGAGCGCCACGTCGCGTTCGAGGTGACCACCGGCGACCTCGCAGCGGGCCTCGTGGCGCAGCGGCTCGGGATCGCGCTGCTCCCGGGCGCGTACGCGGCGACGCTCACCGGCGTCCGTACGGTCGAGATCGCCGACGCTCCCGTTCGCGAGGAGCACGTCGCGTGGAGCCGCCACCGCCCCTCGCCCTCGGCGGCGGCGTTCCTGGAGATGCTCCCCGCTGAGTGA
- a CDS encoding pirin family protein gives MPAVTVPDWTVLPRVISVPEHDDREVVSITTAPQGYEGEGFPVRRAFAGVDLRHLDPFIHMDQMGEVEYAPGEPKGTPWHPHRGFETVTYMLDGVFDHADSHGGGGSITDGDTQWMTAGSGLLHIEAPPEWLVAKGGLFHGLQLWVNLPKSMKLATPRYQDLRSSEVGLATSSDAGTLIRVIAGDVDGVKGPGSTHTPMAMAHLTVSPGAEVTLPWRADFNALVYVMSGDGYVTGSRRALRAGQLAVLGFGETITVGADRHQDSRHPAMEVVILGGLPIREPIAMAGPFVMNTRAEVMTAYEDYTKGRFGQIPAQDVPHGDVAGSTPGA, from the coding sequence ATGCCTGCTGTCACCGTTCCCGACTGGACCGTTCTCCCGCGCGTGATCTCCGTCCCGGAGCACGACGACCGCGAGGTCGTCTCGATCACCACCGCCCCGCAGGGCTACGAGGGTGAGGGCTTCCCCGTCCGCCGCGCGTTCGCCGGCGTCGACCTGCGCCACCTCGACCCGTTCATCCACATGGACCAGATGGGCGAGGTCGAGTACGCGCCGGGTGAGCCCAAGGGCACACCGTGGCACCCGCACCGTGGCTTCGAGACGGTGACCTACATGCTCGACGGCGTCTTCGACCACGCCGACTCCCACGGCGGCGGCGGGTCGATCACCGACGGCGACACGCAGTGGATGACCGCCGGCAGCGGCCTCCTGCACATCGAGGCGCCGCCCGAGTGGCTCGTCGCCAAGGGCGGCCTCTTCCACGGGCTCCAGCTCTGGGTGAACCTCCCGAAGTCGATGAAGCTCGCGACGCCCCGCTACCAGGACCTGCGCAGCTCCGAGGTCGGGCTCGCGACCAGCTCCGACGCCGGCACCCTGATCCGTGTCATCGCCGGCGACGTCGACGGCGTGAAGGGCCCGGGCAGCACCCACACGCCCATGGCGATGGCCCACCTCACCGTCTCGCCGGGCGCCGAGGTCACGCTGCCGTGGCGGGCCGACTTCAACGCGCTCGTCTACGTGATGTCCGGCGACGGCTACGTCACCGGCTCGCGCCGCGCGCTGCGTGCCGGCCAGCTCGCCGTCCTCGGCTTCGGTGAGACGATCACGGTCGGCGCCGACCGCCACCAGGACTCGCGCCACCCCGCGATGGAGGTCGTGATCCTCGGCGGCCTTCCGATCCGCGAGCCGATCGCGATGGCAGGCCCGTTCGTGATGAACACGCGCGCCGAGGTCATGACGGCGTACGAGGACTACACCAAGGGTCGGTTCGGCCAGATCCCGGCGCAAGACGTCCCGCACGGCGACGTCGCGGGGTCCACACCCGGCGCCTGA